In a genomic window of Mesotoga sp. Brook.08.105.5.1:
- the smpB gene encoding SsrA-binding protein SmpB has protein sequence MKTVVTNKKARFQYHLMDSYEAGIELVGTEVKSLRLGGASLIDTYCKIENGEIFLMECNISQYTHGNVWNHEPRRKRRLLMHRKEILRLDQKIKEKGLTIIPLRIYFNDKGKAKVEISLAKGKRLFDKREDIAKRDVERRMRQRTDL, from the coding sequence ATGAAAACGGTAGTTACGAACAAAAAGGCACGTTTCCAGTACCATCTTATGGATTCATACGAAGCCGGGATCGAGCTTGTCGGTACGGAAGTCAAATCTCTGCGCCTTGGAGGCGCTTCTTTGATTGATACCTATTGCAAGATCGAGAATGGAGAAATCTTTCTTATGGAATGCAATATCAGTCAGTATACACATGGAAATGTTTGGAATCACGAGCCGCGCAGAAAACGAAGGCTCCTTATGCATAGGAAGGAGATACTGAGGCTCGATCAGAAGATCAAGGAAAAGGGATTGACAATTATCCCTCTGAGAATATACTTCAACGACAAGGGAAAGGCTAAGGTTGAGATTTCGCTTGCAAAGGGAAAGAGGCTTTTCGACAAGCGGGAAGATATCGCGAAGAGGGATGTTGAAAGAAGGATGCGTCAACGGACAGACTTGTGA
- a CDS encoding Ldh family oxidoreductase, which yields MGRLVAYENLRKLCEEILVSENFNIEAAHEIVDVLLEADLRGIPSHGVARLGRYIKERDSGNILLDSKPSIVHDTPISATIDGNGGPGQCVSNYAMDLAITKAKKSMIGFVSVRNSNHYGISAYYSEKALSEKMIGIAMTNSYPLVVPTFGKEAVLGTNPFSVAIPGSKKDFILDMATSVVTRGKLEVYDRLGRDIPNGWAVDETGSSTTSPRRVLNNFNNRNLGGILPLGGSDEDFGGHKGFGMALLVDLLSAGLSLGTWSAKTYSSSQAGVCHFFGCLDLKLFGEASHLVRHMERIVDEIVSSDKAEGHEKIYYHGEKEALARERSLESGIELDNKTKLLLTTLAEKHGIKKPADWPLTGTQHE from the coding sequence ATGGGTAGACTCGTAGCATATGAAAACCTCAGGAAGCTCTGCGAAGAGATCCTTGTTTCCGAGAATTTCAACATAGAGGCCGCTCATGAAATAGTGGACGTTTTGTTGGAAGCTGATTTGCGTGGCATTCCTTCACATGGTGTTGCAAGACTTGGTAGGTACATTAAGGAAAGAGATAGCGGAAATATCCTGCTCGATTCCAAGCCATCGATAGTACATGATACTCCGATTTCGGCTACAATTGACGGTAACGGCGGCCCAGGACAATGTGTTTCCAACTACGCGATGGATCTTGCAATAACCAAAGCGAAGAAGTCGATGATCGGCTTTGTCTCGGTCAGAAACTCAAATCACTACGGAATCTCAGCCTATTACTCCGAAAAGGCGCTTTCAGAAAAGATGATAGGGATAGCAATGACCAACAGCTACCCTCTCGTCGTTCCGACTTTCGGGAAGGAGGCCGTTCTCGGAACAAATCCCTTTTCAGTAGCCATCCCTGGATCGAAGAAGGATTTCATACTGGATATGGCTACTAGCGTTGTGACCAGGGGAAAATTAGAGGTTTACGATAGGCTGGGAAGAGACATTCCAAACGGCTGGGCAGTGGATGAAACAGGTAGTAGCACAACCTCTCCCAGAAGGGTTCTGAACAACTTCAACAATCGAAACCTCGGAGGTATTCTTCCCTTGGGAGGATCCGATGAGGATTTTGGTGGTCACAAAGGGTTTGGGATGGCGCTTCTTGTAGATCTGCTGTCTGCCGGGCTATCTTTGGGGACTTGGAGCGCAAAGACTTACTCGAGTTCCCAGGCTGGCGTGTGCCACTTCTTTGGCTGTTTAGACCTTAAGCTCTTTGGAGAAGCTTCACACCTAGTAAGACACATGGAAAGGATAGTCGACGAAATCGTTTCAAGTGACAAAGCCGAGGGTCATGAAAAGATCTACTATCACGGAGAGAAAGAGGCATTAGCAAGGGAGAGATCTCTAGAGTCGGGAATAGAACTGGATAACAAGACAAAACTACTGCTCACAACACTGGCAGAGAAACACGGCATCAAGAAACCTGCCGATTGGCCGCTGACCGGAACTCAACATGAATGA
- a CDS encoding M20 family metallopeptidase, with translation MSYSDSQLESLLFELCSANTTNPPGNEDLAVSIIERTLTRKEVSVEIHRVADNRSNLLARIERDPRISYLVFSGHMDVVPAGSNWNTDPFKPEQIDGELYARGSADMKGGLSALIAALVDLSEDREFCGNVALLATCDEEVGCSGIQYFLEHKPFDISAVLIGEPTSLGLATGEKGALWLKLKFRGKSAHGSQPQNGVNAVIRLFSAYNELSQVLGKIEGLTESLNIIRGGSKENTVPDEAECVIDIRFAENTDSSEIIALVDSVLSKYNQSERIILLNRESFSSSGTLTESVKEVLKKKALKAEELSMTYFTDGAFTASQGIETVILGPGSPSMAHRSNEYVELEEVHRARRLYVEIARNFFERTR, from the coding sequence ATGAGTTACAGTGATTCCCAACTCGAAAGTCTTCTTTTTGAGTTATGCTCTGCCAACACAACGAATCCTCCGGGTAATGAAGATCTCGCCGTATCGATAATCGAGAGAACTCTCACGCGAAAAGAAGTGAGCGTAGAGATTCACCGAGTTGCCGATAACCGTTCGAATCTCCTTGCAAGGATCGAACGCGATCCCCGAATCTCATATTTAGTCTTCTCCGGTCATATGGATGTTGTACCCGCCGGTTCAAACTGGAATACCGATCCTTTCAAACCTGAACAGATAGACGGGGAGCTCTATGCCAGAGGTTCCGCAGATATGAAGGGTGGTCTTTCGGCCTTAATTGCGGCGCTTGTAGATCTTTCGGAAGATAGGGAGTTCTGCGGAAACGTGGCTCTTCTTGCCACGTGCGACGAAGAAGTCGGTTGCTCGGGAATACAGTACTTTCTTGAACACAAACCATTCGACATCTCGGCTGTGCTGATTGGTGAGCCCACTTCTTTAGGACTTGCCACCGGAGAGAAGGGAGCGCTCTGGCTTAAACTGAAATTCAGAGGCAAATCAGCGCACGGTTCGCAACCGCAAAATGGAGTTAACGCAGTTATAAGGCTTTTCAGTGCCTACAATGAGCTTTCTCAGGTTCTAGGGAAAATAGAAGGCCTTACTGAGAGCCTGAACATCATTCGAGGTGGATCAAAAGAAAATACCGTCCCCGATGAGGCCGAATGTGTTATCGACATTCGTTTTGCAGAGAACACAGATTCTTCAGAAATCATCGCTCTCGTTGATTCCGTTCTAAGCAAATACAATCAATCAGAGAGAATCATTTTGCTCAACAGGGAGTCTTTCTCCTCTTCAGGCACTCTCACTGAATCTGTTAAGGAAGTGCTCAAAAAGAAAGCCCTGAAAGCCGAAGAGCTCTCAATGACCTACTTCACTGACGGTGCCTTTACTGCATCGCAAGGGATTGAGACAGTAATACTAGGTCCCGGAAGCCCCTCAATGGCGCACAGGTCGAACGAATATGTGGAACTTGAAGAAGTCCATAGGGCCCGAAGGCTTTATGTAGAAATAGCAAGGAACTTCTTTGAAAGGACAAGATAA
- a CDS encoding UxaA family hydrolase, producing the protein MTGLRPDIMKTMMGYLRSNGSVGVRNHVLVLPSVLCSSNVARKISAAVPGSVVASHNQGCAQLGDDFQQTRRTLINTALNPNVAAVLVVGLGCERVSPHELRDVILDSGKPAGLIMVQDYGTVEAVERGTAIVRKMVEEASKSEREEVPLSRLVLGMECGGSDFSSGLSANPVVGEAADILWKEEGRVILSETTELVGAEHLLFERMKNEEMKRRFAGMLKRMIDESMKNSRDVVDKENVPNNISPGNVRGGLTTLEEKSLGAMIKGGKVPIVGVKEYGELIDPEPGLYLMDTPGYDVESVTGMVAGGSTVVLFTTGQGTPTGNAIAPVIKITGNHETAKKMKMNIDFDCSAIISGKETVEEGGKRLFELVLRVANGEKTKSEILGQDDFSIWNVGIKL; encoded by the coding sequence GTGACAGGGCTTAGGCCAGATATTATGAAGACCATGATGGGTTATTTAAGAAGTAACGGAAGTGTTGGAGTGAGAAATCACGTCCTCGTTCTCCCCAGTGTTCTTTGCTCTTCGAATGTTGCCAGAAAGATTTCGGCCGCTGTTCCCGGATCGGTAGTGGCCAGCCACAATCAAGGTTGCGCTCAACTGGGAGATGACTTTCAGCAGACTAGAAGAACGCTGATAAATACTGCGCTAAATCCTAATGTGGCAGCCGTTCTTGTTGTTGGGCTCGGTTGTGAAAGGGTGTCCCCACATGAACTGAGGGACGTGATTCTAGACAGCGGAAAACCGGCCGGACTAATAATGGTTCAAGACTACGGAACCGTAGAAGCTGTAGAAAGGGGAACTGCAATTGTCAGGAAAATGGTAGAGGAAGCTTCGAAGAGTGAAAGAGAGGAAGTTCCGCTTTCAAGACTTGTCCTAGGCATGGAATGCGGTGGTTCCGACTTCTCTTCGGGTTTGTCGGCCAATCCTGTAGTCGGCGAGGCTGCCGACATTCTATGGAAGGAAGAAGGTCGTGTGATACTCTCTGAGACCACTGAACTGGTCGGTGCAGAACACCTCCTCTTTGAGAGAATGAAAAACGAAGAGATGAAGAGGCGATTTGCAGGGATGCTAAAGAGAATGATTGATGAAAGCATGAAGAACAGCCGCGATGTGGTGGATAAAGAAAACGTCCCCAACAACATCTCTCCTGGGAACGTACGGGGAGGACTGACCACACTTGAAGAAAAGTCGCTTGGAGCAATGATTAAGGGCGGCAAAGTACCGATAGTAGGTGTTAAAGAGTACGGCGAATTAATTGATCCGGAGCCAGGTCTTTACCTTATGGATACGCCCGGATATGATGTAGAATCTGTCACAGGAATGGTTGCCGGTGGCTCTACAGTTGTGCTTTTTACTACCGGGCAGGGAACTCCTACAGGCAATGCGATAGCACCTGTTATAAAAATAACTGGAAACCACGAAACGGCTAAAAAGATGAAGATGAACATCGATTTTGATTGCAGTGCGATAATCTCCGGAAAAGAGACAGTAGAAGAAGGCGGAAAGAGGCTTTTCGAACTTGTTCTGAGAGTTGCTAACGGCGAAAAGACTAAATCAGAGATTCTTGGACAGGATGATTTCTCAATCTGGAATGTGGGGATAAAACTATGA
- a CDS encoding UxaA family hydrolase, whose translation MKHAILLSLNDNVATVLEKVDIGEEIEVKGVSGLQMLVAKEEIPFGHKVAVRDIKRNERIIKYNNKIGIATSNISTGQHVHIQNVVSERTEIKEGGDRA comes from the coding sequence ATGAAGCATGCTATTTTGCTGTCTTTAAACGACAATGTCGCAACGGTGCTTGAGAAAGTGGATATCGGCGAAGAGATAGAGGTGAAGGGTGTTTCCGGATTGCAGATGCTGGTTGCGAAGGAAGAAATACCTTTCGGTCACAAAGTCGCTGTGAGAGACATCAAAAGAAACGAGAGAATAATCAAATACAATAACAAGATAGGGATTGCAACTTCGAACATCTCGACGGGCCAGCATGTTCACATCCAAAATGTTGTAAGCGAACGAACGGAGATCAAAGAGGGAGGTGACAGGGCTTAG
- a CDS encoding GntR family transcriptional regulator produces the protein MNRSADTNHFQGIQQQLYRSIRDSIVELEIPPGARLTIEKLRRIYGVSSTPVRGALHKLKEDGLVAPGAAKSFYVKEILENDVRKLFPIRLVLEKLALSESINRIDREIISNLIVRMRRHLSEPEETKNKVPYDIDYRLHREILNNCNNEYLIEMMSKISILLARMRNVIKYYLLEQQKDWIINEMEEHFKIAQSILEGDLEKASAALEVHLKHSMNMICSILSSNHIDYAAKESFAHLED, from the coding sequence TTGAACAGATCGGCAGACACAAATCACTTTCAGGGAATCCAGCAGCAGCTTTACAGATCAATAAGGGATAGCATCGTAGAACTGGAAATCCCTCCCGGAGCGAGATTGACGATCGAGAAGCTGAGAAGAATCTACGGTGTTTCTTCTACTCCGGTAAGGGGGGCTCTCCACAAGCTGAAGGAAGATGGTCTTGTCGCGCCGGGAGCCGCCAAGAGTTTTTACGTAAAGGAGATTCTCGAAAATGACGTCAGGAAGCTCTTCCCGATAAGGCTTGTGCTGGAGAAACTTGCATTGAGTGAATCAATTAATCGGATCGACAGAGAGATCATATCGAATCTGATCGTGAGGATGAGAAGACACCTCTCGGAACCGGAGGAGACAAAGAACAAAGTTCCTTACGATATTGACTACAGGCTGCACAGGGAGATACTCAATAACTGCAATAATGAATATCTAATTGAAATGATGTCGAAGATCTCGATACTGCTCGCCAGAATGCGGAACGTGATCAAATACTACCTTCTTGAACAGCAAAAAGACTGGATAATTAACGAGATGGAGGAACATTTCAAAATCGCGCAGAGCATCCTGGAAGGAGACCTGGAGAAGGCTTCTGCTGCCCTGGAAGTTCATCTCAAGCACTCAATGAATATGATATGTTCTATACTCAGTTCCAACCATATTGACTATGCTGCCAAAGAAAGCTTTGCCCATTTGGAGGATTAG
- a CDS encoding sugar phosphate isomerase/epimerase family protein gives MAVSFMVANEDIPASAKVTGLTGRLEETLAAVAGTGFNSFELMIAEPEKVDVEKLKRLERQYSLKCIFLCTGEMAGTAGLYLNHIDANERKRALNSFLQAAKKAHALGVNLNIGRLRGVIWSDGLQRSLERLGESLEKIDSYVRSELEGLSVLIEPLRKVVCPILNNCVEAASFLSERELRSFGILLDSDHFDELKDPAFVSSNIELIKHVHLADTNHKPLGRGAIDFQSFLKMLSKSSYVGEYSVEVFCDEDQIETLRETASFLKAFPQILGGSL, from the coding sequence ATGGCAGTAAGCTTTATGGTGGCCAACGAGGATATTCCGGCCAGTGCAAAGGTCACTGGCCTCACCGGCAGGTTGGAAGAGACGCTCGCCGCAGTGGCGGGTACCGGTTTCAACTCTTTTGAGCTCATGATCGCCGAACCCGAAAAAGTGGATGTTGAAAAACTGAAGCGACTCGAGCGACAGTACTCTTTGAAGTGCATATTTCTCTGCACTGGCGAGATGGCAGGAACTGCCGGCCTTTACCTGAACCACATAGACGCGAACGAAAGAAAGAGAGCGCTGAACTCCTTTTTGCAGGCAGCCAAGAAGGCACATGCTCTAGGAGTTAACCTTAATATCGGCAGACTTAGGGGAGTAATATGGTCCGACGGCCTCCAGAGGTCACTCGAGAGGCTTGGAGAATCGCTGGAAAAAATCGATTCGTATGTGAGAAGTGAACTCGAGGGCTTGTCCGTCTTGATAGAACCATTGAGGAAGGTGGTCTGCCCGATCCTTAATAACTGTGTCGAAGCCGCCTCTTTTCTTTCTGAGAGAGAGCTGAGGAGTTTTGGAATTCTCCTTGATTCTGACCATTTCGATGAGTTGAAGGATCCCGCTTTTGTAAGTTCGAACATCGAGCTGATAAAACACGTTCACCTAGCAGATACGAATCACAAACCTCTGGGGCGGGGCGCGATTGATTTTCAGAGCTTCTTGAAAATGCTGAGCAAATCGAGTTATGTCGGTGAATACAGTGTCGAGGTCTTCTGCGATGAAGATCAGATAGAAACTCTAAGGGAAACTGCTTCATTTCTGAAAGCTTTCCCTCAAATCCTGGGGGGATCACTTTGA
- a CDS encoding phosphate acyltransferase — MINSLSEFILEASKLQKRVRVNCVQPHDRKTMKAIESTASSNGNFEFTLFGRLEEIKKAASEGFLNTTRVVEGESEEDNASNAVSALEGDTPAVLMKGDINTTVFLRELLKSPRVRASGRLISHISCMEVPEHPRLLFITDGTVNVAPDLKEKAEILRNAVEFARSIGISEPRVAVIGINERVLVTNRDLVEGAVLSKMAERGQFGVCLVDGPLPIDTALKKEAALKKGITSKVGGEADILVCSNLESAANLIKGLVHLGKSKTAGLLLGAGFPVVLTSRSDNEFAKAVSLSMALVSAVG, encoded by the coding sequence ATGATTAATTCCCTTTCTGAGTTCATTCTTGAAGCAAGTAAGTTGCAGAAGCGCGTGAGAGTAAATTGCGTGCAACCGCATGATCGAAAGACGATGAAGGCCATAGAATCAACTGCCTCCTCTAACGGCAATTTTGAATTCACTCTCTTCGGAAGATTGGAAGAGATAAAGAAGGCGGCATCTGAAGGGTTTCTGAACACGACGCGTGTTGTCGAAGGAGAATCTGAAGAAGATAATGCTTCAAATGCTGTCTCTGCTTTGGAGGGAGATACTCCCGCCGTCCTAATGAAAGGCGACATCAATACCACCGTGTTTCTGAGAGAGCTCTTAAAGAGCCCCAGGGTAAGGGCTAGCGGAAGGCTTATAAGTCACATTTCCTGTATGGAGGTCCCCGAGCATCCAAGACTGCTTTTCATAACTGATGGGACGGTCAACGTTGCACCTGATTTGAAGGAAAAGGCAGAGATACTCAGGAATGCCGTTGAGTTTGCAAGATCGATCGGAATAAGTGAACCAAGGGTCGCGGTAATCGGAATAAATGAGCGAGTCTTGGTAACAAATCGCGACCTCGTTGAAGGAGCTGTGTTGTCAAAAATGGCGGAAAGAGGGCAATTTGGAGTGTGTCTCGTGGACGGCCCCCTGCCCATAGATACTGCCCTGAAAAAGGAAGCGGCACTGAAGAAGGGAATTACGTCTAAGGTCGGAGGCGAGGCCGACATACTGGTCTGTTCTAATCTTGAATCAGCGGCCAACCTTATTAAAGGGCTCGTACATCTAGGCAAGTCCAAGACGGCCGGGCTCCTTTTGGGAGCAGGATTCCCCGTTGTTCTCACATCGAGGAGCGACAATGAATTCGCAAAAGCGGTGTCGCTCTCAATGGCGCTAGTGAGTGCGGTGGGCTGA
- the buk gene encoding butyrate kinase: MSLILVINPGSTSTKVAVFKDGNEVFKKTLSLDDNMLDLPLFPDQYTIRKDQILKELDRNGIRPSQLTAVAARGGRLKPLNSGVYHINREMVSDARKGLQGIHPANTAVVIAFELAQEFGMQAFTVDPISVDELAEWARITGIEEIRRNSLSHALNMKAVAKKAATELGKRYEEAKLIVAHLGGGSSVSAHLNGKMVDLYNSDKEGPFSVERAGALPTHELAEFVRSRDDYLEYLAHRGGLFSHFGMRDVERIAEGVKNGEIDSMPLEAYIYNIAKYSYSLLAVFDGVPDALAITGGVVKCDYVRERLLAKLKGIRVLLFPGEYEMESLAEGAHRVIQGIEEALEY; this comes from the coding sequence ATGAGTCTGATTCTCGTCATAAATCCCGGTTCGACATCAACCAAGGTGGCCGTCTTCAAAGATGGAAATGAAGTGTTCAAGAAGACGCTTTCCCTTGACGATAACATGCTCGACCTTCCCCTTTTTCCCGATCAGTACACAATAAGGAAGGATCAGATCCTCAAAGAACTGGACAGAAACGGGATAAGACCATCCCAACTGACTGCCGTGGCGGCCAGAGGGGGGAGATTGAAACCACTGAATTCCGGAGTTTACCACATTAACAGAGAGATGGTCAGTGACGCCAGGAAGGGCCTTCAGGGCATTCACCCTGCAAACACAGCTGTCGTGATAGCTTTTGAATTGGCTCAGGAATTCGGAATGCAGGCTTTCACCGTCGACCCGATCAGTGTGGACGAACTCGCCGAGTGGGCAAGAATAACAGGAATAGAGGAGATCAGAAGAAACTCACTCTCCCATGCGTTGAACATGAAGGCAGTCGCGAAGAAAGCTGCGACTGAACTGGGAAAGAGGTACGAGGAAGCGAAGCTCATAGTGGCCCATCTAGGAGGCGGCTCCTCGGTAAGCGCCCATCTGAACGGAAAGATGGTCGATCTGTATAACAGTGACAAGGAAGGTCCCTTTTCTGTGGAAAGAGCGGGCGCCCTCCCGACTCACGAATTGGCGGAGTTTGTACGCTCGAGAGACGATTATCTCGAATACCTGGCTCACAGGGGCGGTCTGTTTTCCCACTTTGGAATGCGCGACGTTGAACGGATCGCCGAAGGCGTAAAAAATGGAGAAATCGATTCTATGCCGCTTGAAGCGTACATTTACAATATTGCAAAATACTCATACAGTCTGCTGGCGGTATTTGACGGAGTTCCCGACGCCCTTGCCATTACGGGTGGCGTAGTGAAGTGTGACTACGTCAGAGAAAGACTTCTTGCGAAACTAAAGGGTATAAGAGTTCTTCTTTTCCCGGGAGAATACGAGATGGAAAGCCTTGCCGAAGGAGCGCACAGAGTAATACAGGGGATCGAAGAGGCCCTGGAATACTGA
- a CDS encoding homocitrate synthase: MKPKDLDYMKLNETPYFDESRWVSPLNYERDIQGENAKDSIYIHDVTLRDGEQTCGLTWSEDQRVRIGVALNDLGVKSIEVGMPIVSDENKRAIRRLVDMDLDSEIVPFARSLKKDIDESVDCGATRVVVEHAVNPYDNELVYGVSPEKLIDRVVSAILYAKEQGMKPTFMGWDATRSTPDYVLKVFTEVAKQAKPESIVFVDSFGVASPFAIEFIFTELRKAIPDIPLEFHVHNEFGLAMGSVFAAVRAGVSGIHSSINGLGERTGNVATEEVAAGLKLLMGIDTGVDLRKIGYTSRLVEDISKIPVANNKPVVGKRLFWVESGIVVDAIDKLNAAGINAAMTPYLPSLVGMGEIDVKLGAFSGQASIKYWLKRLGIQATEDQLEELTEIVRKEGRIRNTVLEPDEFKRIVGDYMK, encoded by the coding sequence ATGAAACCGAAAGATCTTGATTACATGAAGCTAAATGAAACACCATACTTCGATGAATCCCGCTGGGTGAGTCCTCTCAACTATGAGAGAGATATCCAGGGAGAAAACGCAAAAGACAGTATCTACATACACGACGTTACGCTGAGAGATGGAGAACAGACTTGTGGTCTTACCTGGAGCGAGGATCAAAGGGTGAGAATCGGAGTTGCGCTGAATGATTTGGGTGTGAAGTCCATTGAGGTCGGAATGCCGATAGTCTCCGACGAGAACAAGAGGGCTATACGTAGACTCGTTGACATGGATCTCGATTCGGAAATCGTTCCATTCGCAAGGTCTTTGAAGAAGGATATCGATGAATCTGTCGATTGCGGCGCCACACGAGTAGTGGTCGAACACGCGGTAAATCCATACGATAACGAGCTTGTCTATGGTGTATCCCCCGAAAAACTGATCGACCGAGTCGTTTCGGCAATACTCTACGCGAAGGAACAGGGCATGAAGCCGACCTTCATGGGCTGGGACGCAACAAGATCGACCCCCGATTATGTCCTGAAAGTCTTCACAGAAGTGGCAAAGCAAGCGAAACCGGAGAGTATTGTCTTTGTGGATAGCTTTGGAGTCGCCTCCCCATTTGCAATCGAGTTCATCTTCACTGAGCTTAGGAAGGCCATTCCGGACATCCCGCTGGAGTTCCACGTTCACAATGAATTTGGTCTGGCAATGGGATCGGTTTTCGCCGCAGTAAGAGCTGGTGTATCAGGCATTCACAGCTCGATCAACGGGCTTGGCGAAAGGACGGGCAACGTAGCTACCGAAGAGGTCGCCGCCGGCCTGAAACTCCTGATGGGGATAGATACAGGAGTCGATCTGAGGAAGATCGGATACACTTCGCGACTGGTCGAGGATATTTCGAAAATCCCAGTGGCGAACAATAAGCCGGTCGTTGGGAAGCGTCTCTTCTGGGTCGAATCGGGCATCGTAGTTGATGCAATCGACAAGTTGAATGCGGCCGGAATTAACGCCGCCATGACCCCGTACCTTCCTTCGCTCGTAGGAATGGGCGAGATAGACGTGAAGCTCGGCGCCTTCAGCGGTCAGGCAAGCATAAAATACTGGTTGAAGAGATTGGGCATACAGGCGACAGAAGACCAGCTTGAAGAACTGACGGAAATTGTGCGAAAGGAAGGACGAATAAGAAACACAGTCCTCGAACCTGACGAATTCAAGAGAATAGTCGGAGATTACATGAAATGA
- a CDS encoding lactate racemase domain-containing protein produces MKFSLDYREKERLQLEVPAGRVLLPTSPVERSGEGSSLRESLLKPFDAAPILELAKSAKEIVLIVEDHTRHSPIFETLSFMKSLFVENKIPWSKVSLLVATGTHRQMTADELTEKFGSFSRDTRILQHDAEAAGRMKDYGEFLGVPIRINEAVEADLTIGVGSIVPHRFSGWSGGAKIVIPGVSAYETVFESHRMAILKSRADVGVLDNEFRELIDETGKRVGLDYIINFYYDIEGRIAGCVSGNHVTAHREGVKVAREELLREFPEKADVTVISSFPSVTDFWQCGKALYTSDLVTRNGGDIVMVSSLDEGFGDHPLFASLLKLEAEKILERLDMITTEDPLAYVAAYAVRKVIEKKRIHIVSDTKFTDRFNELGLTVHQDIQSVVDRVAPAGKSIAVLQNSLVLPEISNKEAQ; encoded by the coding sequence ATGAAATTCTCGCTTGACTATAGAGAGAAGGAGAGACTTCAGCTGGAAGTTCCGGCGGGAAGAGTACTTCTTCCGACTTCACCTGTTGAGAGAAGCGGAGAGGGCAGCTCTCTGCGTGAATCGCTACTGAAGCCATTTGATGCTGCTCCGATCCTGGAGCTTGCGAAATCTGCGAAAGAGATAGTCCTGATCGTAGAGGATCATACAAGGCACTCTCCAATCTTTGAGACTCTCTCTTTCATGAAATCGCTTTTCGTCGAAAACAAAATTCCCTGGAGCAAAGTCTCCTTGCTGGTTGCGACTGGAACTCACAGACAAATGACGGCTGATGAGCTAACCGAGAAGTTCGGCAGTTTTTCTCGCGATACCAGAATCCTCCAGCACGATGCAGAAGCAGCCGGCAGGATGAAAGACTATGGAGAATTCCTTGGAGTTCCGATCAGGATAAACGAAGCGGTTGAAGCCGACCTCACAATTGGAGTGGGTTCGATCGTTCCTCACAGGTTCTCCGGATGGTCGGGTGGAGCTAAAATTGTAATTCCGGGCGTCTCTGCATATGAAACTGTCTTTGAGTCCCACAGGATGGCAATTCTGAAGAGCAGAGCCGACGTCGGAGTTCTTGACAATGAGTTCAGGGAACTTATAGATGAAACCGGAAAACGAGTGGGACTTGATTACATTATAAATTTCTACTACGATATCGAAGGAAGAATCGCCGGATGTGTATCGGGCAATCATGTAACTGCGCACAGAGAAGGCGTCAAAGTCGCGAGAGAAGAGCTGCTCCGAGAGTTCCCGGAAAAAGCCGATGTCACCGTGATATCTTCATTCCCCTCTGTGACCGATTTCTGGCAGTGCGGCAAAGCGCTGTACACATCCGATCTTGTTACCAGAAATGGAGGAGACATCGTTATGGTCTCGTCACTCGATGAAGGCTTTGGCGACCATCCTCTATTCGCCTCATTACTCAAGTTGGAGGCAGAAAAGATCCTAGAAAGACTGGACATGATTACCACCGAAGACCCGCTAGCGTATGTGGCGGCCTATGCAGTAAGGAAAGTTATTGAGAAGAAAAGGATTCACATTGTGAGTGACACAAAATTTACAGATCGGTTCAATGAACTCGGGTTAACGGTCCATCAAGATATTCAATCGGTTGTTGACCGAGTGGCGCCGGCCGGCAAAAGCATCGCGGTTCTTCAGAACTCACTTGTATTGCCGGAAATATCGAATAAGGAGGCACAATAA